A region from the Tahibacter amnicola genome encodes:
- a CDS encoding FAD-binding oxidoreductase, giving the protein MTVKGQSWGRYPRADQRLIALTDRHAPLPSFEGSALPHGNGRSYGDSCLNHDGTLLHTRGLDRLIAFDPATGVLRCEAGVLLADILDFAVAQGWFLPVTPGTKFVTVGGAIANDVHGKNHHVAGCFSEWVNGFELLRSDGSRRWCSPSENADWFAATAGGLGLTGVITWAELRLRRVRGAWMNVETHRFSRLREFLQLSAASESDYEYTVAWIDCAARGDRLGRGHFIRANHAPAGDGPARPRRRLAVPVTPPVSLINSLSLRAFNTLYYHRQRGRVAHALTHYEPYFYPLDSIGDWNRIYGRRGFLQYQCVVPPEDAEHTLTDLIEQIADSGTGSFLAVLKMFGQRRSAGILSFPRPGATLALDFPNDGHATFELLERLDDVVAAAGGAVYPAKDARMRADRFRAYFPAWETLRPYLDPRFSSGFWRRVTE; this is encoded by the coding sequence ATGACGGTGAAGGGCCAATCCTGGGGGCGCTATCCCCGCGCCGACCAGCGTCTTATCGCGCTGACCGACCGTCACGCGCCCCTGCCGAGCTTTGAAGGCAGCGCCCTGCCCCATGGCAACGGCCGCAGCTACGGCGATTCCTGTCTCAACCACGACGGAACGCTGCTGCACACGCGCGGACTGGACCGCCTGATCGCGTTTGATCCGGCGACCGGCGTACTGCGCTGCGAAGCCGGCGTGCTGCTGGCTGACATCCTCGATTTCGCCGTCGCGCAGGGCTGGTTCCTGCCCGTGACGCCCGGCACCAAATTCGTCACGGTCGGCGGCGCCATTGCCAATGACGTCCACGGCAAGAACCACCACGTCGCCGGATGTTTCAGCGAGTGGGTGAACGGCTTCGAGCTGCTGCGATCCGACGGCAGCCGACGCTGGTGTTCCCCTTCTGAGAATGCGGACTGGTTCGCCGCCACCGCGGGCGGCCTGGGCCTGACCGGCGTGATCACCTGGGCGGAACTGCGCCTGCGCCGCGTACGCGGCGCGTGGATGAACGTGGAAACCCACCGTTTTTCCCGCCTGCGTGAATTCCTGCAATTGTCGGCCGCATCGGAAAGCGACTACGAATACACCGTGGCCTGGATCGACTGCGCGGCGCGCGGCGACCGTCTCGGCCGCGGGCACTTCATCCGTGCCAATCATGCGCCGGCCGGCGATGGCCCGGCCCGCCCGCGTCGACGCCTGGCCGTGCCGGTGACGCCGCCGGTTTCGCTGATCAACAGCCTCAGCCTGCGCGCCTTCAATACGCTCTACTACCACCGCCAGCGTGGCCGTGTCGCCCACGCACTGACCCACTACGAGCCCTATTTTTACCCGCTCGACAGCATCGGCGACTGGAACCGGATCTACGGCCGGCGCGGATTCCTCCAGTACCAGTGCGTCGTTCCACCGGAAGACGCCGAGCACACGCTGACCGACCTGATCGAACAGATCGCCGACAGCGGTACCGGTTCGTTCCTGGCGGTGCTGAAAATGTTTGGCCAGCGCCGATCCGCTGGTATCCTGTCGTTTCCGCGCCCCGGGGCCACGCTCGCCCTGGATTTCCCCAACGACGGCCACGCCACCTTCGAACTGCTGGAGCGGCTCGACGACGTGGTGGCCGCGGCGGGCGGCGCGGTCTACCCCGCGAAAGACGCACGAATGCGTGCGGACCGCTTCCGGGCCTATTTCCCGGCCTGGGAAACCCTGCGACCGTACCTTGATCCCCGCTTTTCTTCGGGTTTCTGGCGGCGCGTAACGGAGTGA
- a CDS encoding UbiA family prenyltransferase yields the protein MQESAIPLCVDLDGTLIRSDLLVESALSLLRRNPLYLLVFVAWLLRGKAHLKREIARRAQVDAACLPYDERVVSWLRDDVKGRPRILCTASDAQLAQAVAAHVGVFDEVMASDGERNLAGRNKGEALRERYGERGFDYAGNEYRDLHVWKHARRAIVVNAGNGLAAAAARECEVDRVFEASRGSLRTWIKALRLHQWLKNLLVFLPLFAGHRVLETVPLLSTVAAFFIFGLCASGVYVLNDLFDLDADRRHPRKRLRPFAAGTLPLQAGLIAAPALTLLAFGLALILSPAFAGVLAIYYAMTLAYSLWLKRVVMVDVVALAGLYTVRIVGGAVVVGGGLSFWLLAFSMFLFLSLAMLKRYTELHAMQLGGKATASGRGYAVDDLPLLQSLGGSSGYLSVLVLALYINSTASEVLYHRPQVLWLLCPLLLYWISRVWIIAHRGAMHDDPVVFALVDRVSRIILVLCALVVAGAI from the coding sequence ATGCAAGAGTCGGCAATTCCCCTGTGCGTCGACCTGGACGGCACATTGATCCGATCTGATCTCCTGGTCGAATCGGCACTCAGCCTGCTGCGGCGTAACCCACTGTATTTGCTGGTTTTTGTCGCCTGGTTGCTGCGCGGCAAGGCGCACCTCAAGCGCGAGATCGCGCGCCGCGCACAAGTGGATGCCGCCTGCCTGCCCTACGACGAACGTGTCGTGAGCTGGCTGCGCGACGACGTGAAGGGACGTCCCCGCATTCTGTGTACCGCATCGGATGCCCAACTGGCGCAGGCAGTGGCCGCGCACGTCGGCGTTTTCGACGAAGTGATGGCCAGCGACGGCGAACGCAATCTGGCCGGCCGCAACAAGGGCGAGGCGCTGCGCGAGCGCTACGGCGAGCGCGGTTTCGACTACGCCGGCAACGAGTACCGAGACCTCCACGTGTGGAAACATGCACGACGCGCCATTGTCGTGAATGCCGGCAACGGCCTTGCGGCGGCGGCGGCGCGCGAATGCGAAGTCGATCGCGTGTTCGAGGCGAGCCGCGGCAGCCTGCGCACCTGGATCAAGGCCCTGCGCCTGCACCAGTGGCTGAAGAACCTGCTGGTGTTCCTGCCCCTGTTTGCCGGGCACCGTGTACTCGAAACCGTGCCCCTGCTTTCCACCGTTGCGGCGTTCTTCATTTTTGGCCTGTGCGCCTCCGGCGTCTACGTGCTCAATGACCTGTTCGACCTCGATGCGGACCGGCGCCACCCGAGAAAGCGCCTGCGCCCGTTCGCGGCCGGCACCCTGCCGCTGCAGGCCGGATTGATTGCCGCGCCCGCGCTGACCCTGCTCGCCTTCGGGCTGGCCCTGATTCTCTCGCCGGCTTTCGCCGGCGTCCTGGCGATCTACTACGCGATGACGCTCGCCTATTCGCTTTGGCTCAAGCGCGTGGTGATGGTCGACGTGGTGGCCCTGGCCGGCCTGTATACCGTCCGTATCGTCGGCGGGGCCGTGGTGGTCGGCGGCGGGCTGTCTTTCTGGCTGCTCGCTTTCTCGATGTTCCTGTTCCTGAGCCTGGCCATGCTCAAGCGCTATACCGAACTGCATGCCATGCAACTGGGCGGAAAGGCGACCGCCAGTGGTCGCGGCTACGCGGTGGACGACCTGCCGCTGCTCCAATCCCTGGGCGGTTCCAGCGGCTACCTGAGCGTGCTCGTGCTGGCGCTCTATATCAACAGCACGGCCAGCGAAGTGCTCTATCACCGTCCGCAGGTACTCTGGCTGTTGTGTCCCCTGCTGCTCTACTGGATCAGCCGCGTCTGGATCATCGCCCACCGCGGTGCCATGCACGATGACCCGGTGGTTTTCGCCCTGGTGGACCGCGTCAGCCGGATCATCCTGGTGCTGTGCGCGCTGGTCGTGGCGGGAGCCATCTGA
- a CDS encoding AMP-binding protein, with protein sequence MSKPIWEPSSERIERANISRFMRFVREQTGNDDIRRYAPLHDFSVRHPDRFWQLVWEFCGIRASGTFHEVLVSATPLNEARWFPGIRLNFAQNLLRFKDDRTAIIHRDRSGASREYSYAELQQQVARVAAALRRHGLQAGDRVAGWLPDSPESLFAMLATTSIGAIWSLCRPGADIDATVGRLIDIAPRILITSAAALGESPATTLAAIRPLPALERIVVVGDCNVLANERAPSPVMSWEAFLQGEEKPLVFEPMPFDHPLYLVPATDALGRGMHLVHGAGGTLIQHLKELVLHADLKREDKIHFDTGGDPTTWHWLASALAVGATLVMVDGQPHRADPRSLWNLVDDLGITVLVTDAAWLQSCVDAGLRPGESHKLLSLKTVLSMGSTLAAPLCEYVYTAVKDRLMVSACSGGTDLLSSIALGCPVLPVFCGEHQCRGLGLKWDTFDSMGKSVRDGDGDVALLGPFPSMPLGFWNDIDGQRYAETFCHDTRAAGAVASARA encoded by the coding sequence ATGTCAAAACCGATCTGGGAACCCAGCAGCGAGCGTATTGAACGCGCCAACATCAGCCGATTCATGCGCTTCGTCCGGGAGCAGACCGGCAACGACGACATCCGCCGCTACGCGCCGCTCCACGATTTCTCGGTACGGCATCCGGATCGCTTCTGGCAACTGGTCTGGGAATTCTGCGGCATTCGTGCTTCCGGTACTTTTCACGAGGTGCTGGTCAGCGCCACCCCATTGAACGAAGCGCGCTGGTTCCCGGGGATACGCCTCAACTTCGCCCAGAACCTGCTGCGTTTCAAAGATGATCGCACGGCGATCATCCATCGCGATCGCAGCGGCGCCAGTCGCGAATATTCCTACGCGGAGCTGCAACAACAGGTGGCGCGCGTCGCCGCTGCGCTGCGCCGGCACGGACTGCAGGCCGGCGATCGCGTCGCGGGCTGGCTGCCCGACTCCCCCGAAAGTCTCTTCGCCATGCTGGCCACCACATCGATCGGTGCGATCTGGTCCCTGTGCCGGCCCGGTGCGGATATCGACGCCACCGTTGGCCGCCTGATCGACATCGCACCGCGAATCCTCATCACGTCCGCGGCCGCGCTCGGCGAGTCGCCGGCGACCACGCTCGCCGCCATCCGCCCGCTGCCCGCCCTTGAGCGGATCGTCGTGGTGGGCGACTGCAACGTACTGGCGAACGAACGGGCGCCCTCACCGGTGATGTCCTGGGAGGCGTTCCTCCAGGGCGAGGAAAAACCCCTGGTGTTCGAGCCGATGCCGTTCGATCACCCGCTCTACCTGGTTCCGGCAACGGACGCGCTCGGCCGCGGCATGCATCTGGTGCACGGCGCCGGCGGCACGTTGATCCAGCACCTGAAGGAACTGGTCCTTCACGCTGATCTCAAGCGCGAAGACAAAATCCACTTCGACACCGGCGGCGATCCGACGACCTGGCACTGGCTGGCTTCGGCGCTCGCGGTGGGCGCCACGCTCGTGATGGTCGACGGTCAACCGCACCGGGCCGACCCCCGCAGCCTGTGGAATCTCGTCGACGACCTGGGTATCACCGTCCTGGTCACCGACGCAGCCTGGCTGCAGTCCTGCGTGGATGCCGGCCTGCGCCCGGGCGAGTCGCACAAGTTGCTTTCGCTCAAAACGGTGCTTTCGATGGGATCGACCCTCGCCGCGCCACTGTGCGAATACGTCTACACCGCGGTCAAGGACCGCCTGATGGTATCGGCCTGCAGCGGCGGTACCGACCTGCTGTCCAGCATTGCCCTGGGATGTCCGGTCCTCCCCGTCTTCTGCGGCGAACACCAGTGCCGGGGCCTGGGGCTCAAATGGGATACCTTCGACAGCATGGGCAAATCTGTGCGCGACGGTGACGGCGATGTCGCCCTGCTGGGGCCCTTTCCCTCGATGCCGCTGGGTTTCTGGAACGACATTGATGGCCAGCGCTACGCGGAAACCTTTTGTCACGACACCCGGGCGGCTGGAGCCGTGGCCAGCGCGCGCGCGTGA
- a CDS encoding DUF5916 domain-containing protein has product MLARLFLLWGAFALPASAAIVVDGVPDEPEWQQARVFGDLRRTQPYTLDTASVETQVRMLATPEGLAFAFRCAQDPSLPRVKPFTPRDRISSADRVNIMIDFDADAKTAYNFTVSLSNSIEDAVITEENNFNADWDADWAHAVHEDDAGWAVEIVLPWTIATMRDSAADKRTVAVYFDRVLASRSERSAVPAIFYGNPVFLSAFEKVEIPQYRSQILDFFPYVSALYDVKNDRQEFRGGMDMFWKPSGDFQLTAALNPDFGQVESDELVVNFDAIETFYSDKRPFFTENQGLFDLRTPQGGRILYTRRVGGPSDDDSGRAADIDAAVKLNGNAGRLKYGLFLADEADDAGRQFTAARLLYTPDTVGVGLLVTDVERPALDRHATVSTTDLRWQPNERFQLNGQILLSDVESGDQSSEGAGAWIGAAFTPSARWHHEASLAHYDAQLDFNDAGYLPRNSLNELRWTSHVKVNDRPAESSVAAIDYGADIRYSTNDRGVRLPATVFLTREASFRRGGAYLLEYQWRPPGYDDEIARGAGNVWRPSRHWFFANYVSPRRNGWHYESGIWILQEGLGGHALQWEGRLVYSFSDRLSLDAEVNARSSRDWLVWKQDDQLARYERSLWDTSINLDWFPRARHELRAKVQWFAVSAHDGRGYRLGQRGRLHPDGSADDFSVNNFGLQLRYRYELAPQSDFYAVYSRGGFERRDDHDNGLALFRDAVSLRDADQFLVKLRYRF; this is encoded by the coding sequence ATGCTGGCCAGACTATTTTTGCTATGGGGTGCATTCGCTCTGCCTGCCAGCGCGGCGATCGTCGTCGACGGCGTTCCGGATGAACCCGAATGGCAGCAGGCCCGCGTATTCGGAGACTTGCGCCGCACCCAGCCCTACACCCTTGACACGGCCAGCGTCGAAACCCAGGTGCGCATGCTCGCCACGCCCGAAGGCCTGGCATTCGCGTTCCGCTGCGCCCAGGACCCCTCGCTGCCGCGCGTGAAGCCCTTCACGCCACGCGACCGCATCAGCAGCGCCGATCGCGTCAACATCATGATCGACTTCGATGCGGACGCGAAAACGGCCTACAACTTCACCGTTTCGCTATCCAACTCGATCGAAGACGCGGTCATCACCGAGGAAAACAACTTCAACGCCGACTGGGACGCCGACTGGGCCCATGCGGTGCACGAAGATGACGCCGGCTGGGCCGTCGAGATCGTGTTGCCCTGGACGATCGCCACGATGCGCGACAGCGCTGCAGACAAGCGCACCGTCGCCGTGTACTTCGACCGCGTCCTGGCCTCGCGCAGCGAGCGGTCGGCCGTGCCGGCGATCTTCTACGGCAACCCCGTATTCCTCTCGGCTTTCGAGAAGGTCGAGATCCCCCAGTATCGTTCGCAAATCCTGGATTTTTTCCCGTACGTTTCCGCCTTGTACGACGTCAAGAATGACCGCCAGGAGTTCCGCGGCGGCATGGACATGTTCTGGAAACCCAGTGGCGACTTCCAGCTCACGGCCGCGCTCAATCCGGATTTCGGCCAGGTCGAGTCGGACGAGCTGGTCGTCAACTTCGATGCCATCGAAACCTTCTACTCGGACAAGCGCCCCTTCTTTACCGAAAACCAGGGACTGTTCGACCTGCGCACACCCCAGGGTGGACGCATCCTTTATACGCGCCGCGTCGGCGGCCCCTCGGACGACGACAGCGGACGCGCCGCCGACATCGACGCCGCGGTGAAGCTCAACGGCAACGCCGGCCGCCTCAAATACGGCCTGTTCCTTGCCGACGAGGCCGACGATGCAGGCCGCCAGTTCACCGCTGCGCGCCTGCTCTACACGCCGGATACCGTCGGCGTCGGCCTGCTGGTGACCGACGTCGAACGGCCGGCGCTCGACCGCCACGCCACCGTCAGCACCACCGACCTGCGCTGGCAGCCCAATGAACGCTTCCAGCTCAACGGCCAGATCCTGCTGTCGGATGTGGAATCCGGCGATCAATCCAGCGAGGGGGCGGGCGCGTGGATTGGTGCCGCCTTCACGCCGTCGGCGCGCTGGCACCACGAAGCCTCCCTGGCCCACTACGATGCGCAGCTGGATTTCAACGACGCCGGCTACCTGCCGCGCAACAGCCTCAACGAACTGCGCTGGACATCCCACGTCAAGGTCAACGACCGTCCGGCCGAATCGTCCGTGGCCGCTATCGATTACGGAGCGGATATCCGCTACAGCACGAATGACCGCGGCGTTCGACTACCGGCCACGGTCTTCCTCACACGCGAAGCCTCTTTTCGTCGTGGTGGTGCGTACCTGCTCGAGTACCAATGGCGTCCGCCCGGCTACGACGATGAGATCGCCCGGGGCGCGGGAAATGTCTGGCGGCCGTCCCGCCACTGGTTCTTCGCCAACTACGTCAGCCCACGCCGCAACGGCTGGCACTACGAATCCGGCATCTGGATCCTGCAGGAAGGGCTCGGTGGCCATGCCCTGCAGTGGGAGGGCCGTCTTGTCTACAGCTTTAGCGACCGGCTCTCGCTGGATGCGGAGGTCAACGCGCGCAGCAGTCGCGACTGGCTGGTGTGGAAGCAGGACGACCAGCTTGCGCGCTACGAGCGCAGCCTGTGGGACACGTCGATCAACCTCGACTGGTTCCCCCGCGCCCGCCACGAACTGCGCGCCAAGGTGCAGTGGTTCGCCGTCAGCGCGCACGACGGTCGCGGCTACCGCCTGGGTCAGCGCGGCCGGCTTCACCCCGACGGCAGCGCGGACGACTTCAGCGTCAACAATTTCGGCCTGCAGCTGCGCTACCGCTATGAACTGGCGCCGCAGTCCGACTTCTACGCGGTGTACAGCCGCGGTGGGTTCGAGCGTCGCGACGACCATGACAACGGCCTGGCCCTGTTCCGCGACGCTGTTTCGCTGCGCGATGCCGACCAGTTCCTGGTCAAGCTGCGATATCGCTTCTAA
- a CDS encoding electron transfer flavoprotein subunit alpha/FixB family protein, with product MSKVLIIAEHLNGKLNASTARCVTCAKAFGASSIDVLVLAADPAAIAAEAAAIDGVSKVLAVANPANAHALAAVYAPQVVAAAAGYSHVLAPSTTFGKDLAPRVAALLGVAQVSDIAEVIDAQRFQRPIYAGNAIITVEAPAGSTLVGTVRTASFAAAGAGGTAPVETLALDVALPGHTRFIELQQGKSDRPDLQSANRVVSGGRGVGSAENFAIIFSLADKIGAAVGASRAAVDAGYVPSDLQVGQTGKIIAPELYMAIGISGAIQHLTGIKDAGTIVAINKDGEAPIFEIADIGLVGDLFKLVPELEQALG from the coding sequence ATGAGTAAAGTCCTGATCATTGCCGAACATCTCAACGGCAAGCTCAATGCCAGCACCGCGCGCTGCGTGACCTGCGCCAAGGCCTTCGGCGCGTCCAGCATCGACGTCCTGGTGCTCGCGGCCGATCCGGCCGCCATCGCGGCCGAAGCGGCTGCCATCGACGGCGTCAGCAAAGTGCTCGCCGTGGCCAATCCGGCCAATGCCCATGCGCTCGCGGCGGTGTATGCGCCGCAGGTCGTCGCTGCGGCGGCGGGCTACAGCCACGTGCTCGCCCCCTCCACCACGTTCGGCAAGGATCTCGCCCCGCGCGTGGCCGCCCTGCTCGGCGTCGCGCAGGTGTCCGACATCGCCGAAGTGATTGACGCGCAGCGTTTCCAGCGCCCGATCTACGCGGGCAACGCCATCATTACGGTGGAGGCACCGGCCGGCAGCACCCTGGTCGGCACCGTCCGCACCGCGTCTTTTGCGGCCGCCGGCGCCGGTGGCACGGCCCCGGTGGAAACCCTGGCGCTCGACGTGGCCCTGCCCGGCCATACCCGCTTCATCGAGCTGCAGCAGGGCAAGAGCGACCGTCCGGACCTGCAGAGCGCCAACCGCGTCGTTTCCGGCGGCCGTGGCGTGGGTTCGGCGGAGAACTTCGCCATCATCTTCAGCCTGGCCGACAAGATCGGCGCCGCCGTTGGCGCGTCGCGCGCCGCGGTCGATGCCGGCTACGTCCCCAGCGACCTGCAGGTCGGCCAGACCGGCAAGATCATCGCGCCGGAGCTCTACATGGCCATTGGCATTTCGGGCGCGATCCAGCACCTGACGGGCATCAAGGATGCCGGCACCATCGTGGCGATCAACAAGGACGGCGAAGCGCCGATCTTCGAGATCGCCGACATCGGCCTTGTGGGCGACCTGTTCAAGCTCGTTCCGGAACTGGAACAGGCCCTGGGCTGA